A genomic window from Lentibacter algarum includes:
- the cysE gene encoding serine O-acetyltransferase, which translates to MPQLKTNLAKLDPVWAQIRGEAEEAVKAEPLLGGLVHACILHHNSIEKALAYRISTKLASSEMSEQILREICDEAYGADESLAMSARADIVAVYDRDPACHRFLQPILFFKGFQAVQGYRISNWLWREGHKDLAYFFQMRSSEAFGIDIHPGARIGKGIMIDHAHSIVIGETAVVGDNVSMLHSVTLGGTGKEEEDRHPKIGDGVLIGAGAKVLGNIKVGNCSRIAAGSVVLEDIPAKKTVAGVPARIVGEAGCATPSQTMNQVIERGFDD; encoded by the coding sequence ATGCCGCAGCTCAAAACCAACCTCGCAAAGCTCGATCCTGTCTGGGCACAAATCAGGGGTGAAGCCGAGGAGGCTGTAAAGGCTGAGCCTCTTTTGGGCGGGCTCGTGCACGCGTGTATTCTGCATCACAACTCGATCGAGAAGGCGCTGGCTTATCGTATTTCGACGAAACTTGCCTCAAGCGAGATGTCCGAGCAAATCCTACGAGAGATTTGTGATGAGGCTTATGGCGCGGATGAGAGTCTTGCGATGAGTGCGCGCGCAGATATCGTTGCGGTCTATGATCGCGACCCCGCATGCCACCGTTTTTTGCAGCCGATCCTGTTTTTCAAGGGGTTTCAGGCGGTCCAGGGCTACCGTATTTCAAACTGGCTCTGGCGGGAGGGGCATAAAGACCTCGCTTATTTCTTTCAGATGCGCAGCTCTGAGGCTTTTGGCATTGATATTCACCCCGGAGCCAGGATCGGCAAAGGCATCATGATTGATCACGCACATTCGATCGTCATCGGGGAAACTGCGGTTGTGGGCGACAATGTCTCGATGCTGCATTCCGTGACGCTTGGCGGAACGGGCAAGGAAGAAGAAGACCGCCACCCTAAGATTGGCGATGGAGTCTTGATCGGTGCGGGGGCAAAAGTGCTCGGAAACATCAAGGTGGGCAATTGCTCGCGGATCGCGGCGGGTTCTGTTGTGCTGGAAGATATTCCAGCAAAGAAAACGGTTGCAGGTGTGCCTGCGCGCATCGTGGGAGAAGCAGGCTGTGCGACGCCGTCACAGACGATGAACCAAGTGATTGAGCGCGGATTTGACGACTGA
- a CDS encoding alpha/beta hydrolase: MKRFAGSDAEIAYNVEGSGPPLLLLHGFPQTRAMWSTIAPLLAKHFTVVTADLRGYGASSKPDGVSAYSFRAMGGDMLELMAHLGHERFALVGHDRGARTAHRMALDAPARLTKIAFLDIVPTHLLLSELTPQVAKGYYHWFFLAQPAPFPETLISHDPDHYFESCLTGWGSNVLSDFAPDQLSAYRASWRNLETITAMCNDYRAALEIDFALDEADLGRQLDIPALILFGADGPMAKAYDVLGTWQDRFSNVTGKGMPGGHFFPDTAPEETAGALLSFLMP, translated from the coding sequence ATGAAGCGCTTCGCAGGCTCGGACGCAGAGATCGCCTATAATGTAGAAGGCAGCGGCCCGCCGCTCCTTCTACTGCATGGCTTCCCCCAGACCCGCGCGATGTGGAGCACGATCGCACCGCTGCTGGCAAAGCACTTCACTGTCGTGACAGCTGATCTGCGCGGTTATGGCGCGTCCTCAAAGCCTGATGGCGTGTCTGCTTACTCTTTCCGCGCAATGGGCGGCGACATGTTGGAGCTTATGGCACATCTCGGTCACGAACGCTTCGCCCTCGTCGGCCATGACCGCGGCGCGCGCACAGCCCACCGTATGGCGCTAGATGCCCCAGCACGGCTCACAAAAATCGCGTTCTTGGATATTGTCCCGACCCATCTGCTCTTGAGTGAACTCACACCACAGGTCGCCAAAGGCTATTATCACTGGTTTTTTCTCGCCCAGCCTGCACCCTTCCCCGAAACTCTGATCAGCCATGATCCAGATCATTACTTCGAAAGCTGCCTGACAGGCTGGGGGTCCAATGTGCTCTCGGATTTTGCCCCTGATCAGCTCTCAGCCTACCGCGCAAGCTGGCGCAACCTCGAAACAATTACCGCCATGTGCAACGACTATCGCGCAGCGCTCGAGATTGACTTCGCTCTTGATGAGGCCGACTTGGGGCGCCAGCTTGACATACCCGCACTCATCCTCTTTGGCGCAGACGGGCCAATGGCCAAAGCCTATGATGTGCTGGGGACATGGCAGGACAGGTTTTCAAACGTCACAGGCAAAGGGATGCCAGGTGGTCATTTCTTCCCAGACACCGCACCTGAAGAGACGGCAGGAGCGCTTCTATCTTTCCTAATGCCCTGA
- a CDS encoding dipeptidase, whose translation MSLKSVLDQIDNNLPAATDRLLELLRIPSVSTDPAFAAHCQTAADWLVADLQSIGAEATKRDTPGHPMVVGHVAGEGPHILFYGHYDVQPVDPLNLWDRDPFDPAIEETPAGRVIRGRGSSDDKGQLMTFVEACRAWREVNGSLPCQITFFFEGEEESGSPSLIPFMKENAEELTADIALICDTGLFESRVPAIITMLRGLAGIEVEITGPDRDLHSGMYGGLVRNPLHVMSNIIAGLHDETGRITLDGFYDDVPELSDEIRAQWQALSFDHAKFLGDIGLTEQGGEVDRTPLEKLWSRPTCEVNGMWGGYTGDGSKTVLPSKAHAKFTFRLVGQQDPAKIVAALKAYVEASVPSDYKVSYKGDKGAPAAQMSVSHPAFEQARKALSDEWPDAAAYVGCGGSIPIAGFFKDILNMDAMLIGFGKDDDQIHSPNEKYDMESFHKGIRSWARVLEEMTKK comes from the coding sequence GTGTCTCTCAAATCCGTACTCGACCAGATCGACAACAACCTCCCTGCTGCAACAGACCGCTTGCTAGAGCTTCTGCGCATTCCTTCTGTCTCGACAGACCCCGCTTTTGCGGCCCACTGCCAAACAGCAGCTGACTGGCTGGTTGCCGACCTTCAGAGTATTGGCGCTGAGGCTACAAAGCGTGACACACCCGGTCACCCGATGGTCGTCGGCCACGTCGCAGGCGAAGGCCCCCATATCCTGTTTTATGGTCATTACGATGTGCAACCAGTGGATCCACTCAATCTATGGGATCGCGACCCATTTGATCCCGCCATCGAAGAAACACCAGCAGGCCGCGTGATCCGCGGACGCGGTTCATCGGATGACAAAGGCCAACTTATGACTTTCGTCGAGGCCTGCCGCGCATGGCGCGAAGTCAATGGATCCCTGCCCTGTCAGATCACCTTCTTCTTTGAGGGCGAAGAGGAAAGCGGCTCTCCTTCGCTCATTCCCTTCATGAAGGAAAATGCCGAAGAGCTCACAGCCGACATCGCCCTCATCTGCGACACGGGGCTGTTTGAAAGCCGCGTCCCCGCGATCATCACCATGCTGCGCGGCCTCGCAGGTATAGAAGTGGAAATCACGGGCCCAGACCGCGATTTGCACTCAGGCATGTATGGCGGCCTCGTACGCAACCCCCTGCACGTGATGTCAAACATCATCGCAGGTCTTCATGACGAAACGGGCCGCATCACCCTTGATGGATTTTATGACGATGTCCCCGAACTCTCCGACGAAATCCGTGCACAATGGCAGGCGCTCAGCTTTGATCATGCCAAGTTCCTCGGCGACATCGGCCTGACAGAGCAAGGTGGCGAAGTCGACCGTACCCCGCTCGAAAAGCTCTGGTCCCGCCCAACCTGCGAAGTCAACGGCATGTGGGGCGGCTACACAGGCGACGGGTCAAAGACAGTTTTGCCCTCCAAAGCGCATGCAAAATTCACCTTCCGCCTCGTCGGTCAGCAAGACCCAGCCAAGATTGTCGCAGCGCTCAAGGCCTACGTCGAAGCCTCCGTGCCATCCGATTACAAAGTCAGCTATAAGGGTGACAAAGGTGCACCCGCTGCGCAGATGTCAGTCTCTCACCCCGCCTTCGAGCAAGCCCGCAAAGCTCTGTCTGATGAATGGCCAGATGCTGCCGCCTATGTCGGCTGTGGTGGATCGATCCCGATCGCGGGCTTTTTCAAAGATATCCTCAACATGGACGCCATGCTGATCGGCTTTGGTAAAGATGACGACCAAATCCACTCACCCAACGAAAAATATGACATGGAGAGCTTCCACAAAGGCATTCGCTCTTGGGCACGCGTCCTCGAAGAGATGACCAAAAAATGA